A genomic stretch from Schaalia odontolytica includes:
- a CDS encoding sensor histidine kinase yields MRPGLAQRIEAWWDSKPLSSQLVTLITLLLAIGLSLSGTVMIGLLQRHLTSQIDDQLVATAHTLQISASAATFAADGQGGIPTLYYIHIHNADGTDRYFYSEDTLKASGKPNLPDLVDTSSAPVSSFRTLPVTVSSSKTGFGWRALVVPVYEQEAGDFSGYMTIALPLSDLQHTLRTTASYFTVAGMIIVIIGGWAGRILVRRALLPLRSIESTAGKIAAGDLTKRVTPHPVTTEVGSLALSLNTMLTQVEQSFDARQASEQKIKRFVSDASHELRTPLAAISGYCELYAMGGVPTERTDEVMGRIASESSRMATLVEDLLTLARLDEGRPLEITDIDLVKLADNAVFDLQALDPTRTVGLTGLSGRTPPMTLIVPADRDRISQVFTNLIGNIVRYTPEGSPVEIALGRSADTAIVELRDHGPGIDETDRGRVFERFYRADTSRNRKSGGSGLGLAIVSGILAAHKGNASLSKTKGGGLTVRIELPTT; encoded by the coding sequence GTGCGCCCCGGCCTGGCACAACGCATTGAGGCATGGTGGGACTCTAAGCCACTGTCCTCACAGCTCGTCACGCTCATTACCCTCCTGCTGGCGATCGGACTGTCGCTTTCCGGAACGGTCATGATCGGCCTACTGCAGCGCCACCTCACCTCGCAGATTGACGACCAGCTCGTCGCCACCGCGCACACGCTCCAGATCTCCGCATCCGCAGCCACCTTCGCCGCCGACGGACAGGGTGGCATCCCCACCCTGTACTACATCCATATCCACAACGCCGACGGAACCGACCGCTACTTCTACTCCGAAGACACCCTCAAGGCCTCGGGCAAACCCAACCTGCCCGACCTCGTGGACACCTCCTCGGCTCCCGTCTCCTCGTTCCGCACTCTGCCCGTCACGGTCTCATCCTCAAAGACCGGATTCGGATGGCGCGCGCTCGTCGTGCCCGTCTACGAGCAGGAAGCCGGCGATTTCTCCGGGTACATGACGATCGCCCTACCGCTATCGGACCTGCAGCACACACTGCGGACCACCGCCTCGTACTTCACCGTTGCGGGCATGATCATCGTCATCATCGGCGGATGGGCCGGACGCATCCTCGTGCGGCGCGCCCTCCTACCCCTGCGCTCCATCGAGTCCACCGCAGGCAAGATCGCCGCGGGCGACCTCACCAAGCGCGTCACCCCTCACCCGGTCACCACCGAGGTCGGCTCCCTCGCCCTTTCGCTCAACACCATGCTCACCCAGGTCGAACAATCCTTCGACGCGCGCCAAGCCTCGGAGCAGAAGATCAAGCGCTTCGTCTCCGATGCCTCCCATGAACTGCGCACCCCCCTCGCCGCCATCTCAGGTTACTGCGAGCTCTACGCCATGGGCGGCGTGCCCACCGAACGCACCGACGAAGTCATGGGCCGCATCGCCTCCGAATCATCGCGCATGGCCACCCTCGTCGAAGACCTCCTCACCCTCGCGCGCCTCGACGAGGGCCGCCCCCTGGAGATCACGGACATCGACCTCGTCAAACTCGCCGATAACGCGGTCTTCGACCTGCAGGCCCTCGACCCCACGCGCACGGTCGGACTCACCGGCCTCAGCGGACGCACTCCCCCAATGACCCTCATCGTCCCCGCGGACCGCGACCGCATCTCGCAGGTCTTCACGAACCTCATCGGCAACATCGTGCGTTACACCCCCGAAGGCTCCCCCGTTGAAATCGCCCTCGGACGCAGCGCAGACACAGCCATCGTCGAGCTGCGCGACCACGGACCCGGCATCGACGAAACCGATCGCGGACGGGTCTTCGAACGCTTCTACCGGGCCGACACCTCACGCAATCGAAAATCCGGAGGATCCGGCCTCGGCCTCGCGATCGTCTCGGGCATCCTCGCAGCTCACAAGGGCAACGCATCGCTCAGCAAGACGAAAGGCGGCGGCCTGACCGTCCGCATCGAGCTCCCCACGACGTGA
- a CDS encoding uracil-DNA glycosylase, with protein MSDYNPRPLADLIDPGWARALAPVEERVHELGAMLAAEVEEGRGYLPAGTDVLRAFTYPFDKVKVLIVGQDPYPTPGHAMGLSFSVHPGVALPKSLINIFRELSEDIGIPSPTSGDLTPWCEQGVCLLNRVLTVRPGAPASHRGRGWEEVTQCAIDALVSRTAPDGSRAPLVAILWGKDAQSLTPRLADTPIIASTHPSPLSAYRGFFGSKPFSRANQLLEAQGTSGVDWSLGGSH; from the coding sequence ATGAGTGATTACAATCCCCGTCCGTTGGCCGACTTGATTGATCCGGGTTGGGCTCGGGCACTCGCCCCAGTCGAGGAGCGTGTCCACGAGTTGGGCGCGATGCTGGCCGCTGAGGTCGAGGAAGGCCGCGGCTACCTACCTGCGGGCACGGATGTTCTACGCGCCTTCACATACCCCTTTGACAAGGTCAAGGTTCTGATCGTTGGGCAGGATCCGTATCCGACGCCGGGGCACGCCATGGGGCTGTCTTTTTCAGTGCATCCGGGTGTGGCGTTGCCAAAGTCGCTCATCAATATCTTCCGCGAACTGAGCGAGGACATCGGCATTCCCTCTCCGACATCTGGCGACCTGACACCGTGGTGTGAGCAGGGCGTATGCCTGCTTAACCGCGTGTTGACGGTGCGTCCGGGAGCACCCGCTTCTCACCGTGGCCGCGGCTGGGAGGAGGTCACACAGTGTGCGATTGACGCGCTGGTGTCTCGTACGGCACCGGATGGCTCACGAGCGCCGCTTGTTGCAATCCTGTGGGGGAAGGACGCCCAGTCGCTCACGCCACGCCTCGCAGATACTCCAATCATCGCGTCCACCCACCCGTCGCCGCTATCCGCGTATCGGGGCTTTTTCGGGTCGAAGCCGTTTTCGCGCGCTAATCAACTTCTCGAAGCGCAGGGCACATCGGGGGTGGATTGGTCGCTGGGCGGCTCTCATTAA
- a CDS encoding PH domain-containing protein yields the protein MSADLSSDGIAPEDWKPLHPLTYVPRVAGSVTGFVGLVSLSNASAIERMLNGETPAWLATTGVFLGLLMIAGLLLAIAGAYCYLSWTKTRYAVSNTAVWYRAGILKRTQRHARLTRIQTINVSYSLVGRILGLGYLDIEVAGGGDSSIKLGLLNSRRLEELRALLLALASGAIDEVVDPSADSVAATLGTRTDASPLEAPARPVFKVGFVKLLASMLATVDNSIALFFGVFLLGLNGFLVRVVGVTSIMSFLGILAGAFSLLAGVWARFDREFGFSAAIGADGVRISRGLTARRHVTIPPGRIHAIEVTQPLVWRLFGWYRVEITQAGNAVHTKDEKNKGMQVDVASDVLLPVGSRTEVIQAIAMAIPDLGVDDPDGFLESLHAGTREDRWMTPIPPSARILDPVVYSRRAFGLTDAVFAIRDGFFNLRFSIIPLTRIQSVSLHQGPIQRWRRVASVRAALVPGPVASMAEHVEAGRSVELWARLSEASKIRREAEAPERWLSRVTEIVDATSQRVEGDK from the coding sequence ATGAGCGCGGACCTCTCCTCTGACGGCATCGCCCCCGAGGACTGGAAGCCGCTTCACCCGCTCACCTACGTTCCCCGCGTGGCGGGAAGCGTCACGGGTTTTGTCGGCCTTGTGTCCCTGAGTAATGCGTCCGCGATTGAACGCATGCTCAACGGTGAGACGCCCGCGTGGCTCGCAACCACCGGCGTCTTCCTCGGTCTTCTGATGATTGCGGGCCTTCTTCTCGCCATCGCGGGTGCGTACTGCTACCTGTCGTGGACGAAGACCCGCTACGCGGTGAGTAACACGGCGGTTTGGTATCGTGCAGGTATCCTCAAGCGCACTCAGCGTCACGCGCGCCTCACTCGCATCCAGACGATTAACGTGTCTTACTCGCTCGTGGGGCGCATCCTGGGTCTGGGCTATCTGGACATTGAGGTCGCGGGTGGTGGGGATTCGAGCATCAAGCTCGGTTTGCTCAATTCTCGTCGCCTTGAGGAGCTGCGCGCCCTCCTTCTCGCGCTCGCGTCGGGCGCGATCGACGAGGTCGTGGATCCTTCCGCTGATTCCGTGGCCGCGACGCTGGGGACCCGCACGGATGCTTCCCCGCTCGAGGCGCCCGCGCGCCCCGTTTTCAAGGTCGGCTTCGTCAAGCTGCTTGCATCCATGCTGGCGACCGTCGATAATTCGATCGCCCTATTCTTCGGCGTCTTCCTGCTGGGCTTGAACGGCTTCCTCGTGCGCGTCGTTGGGGTGACGTCAATCATGAGTTTTCTGGGCATCCTGGCGGGTGCGTTCAGCCTCCTGGCGGGCGTCTGGGCCCGGTTTGATCGAGAGTTTGGCTTCAGTGCGGCTATCGGGGCTGACGGTGTGCGAATTAGTCGAGGCCTGACGGCACGCCGCCATGTGACGATCCCTCCGGGGCGCATTCACGCTATCGAGGTCACCCAGCCGCTGGTCTGGCGACTGTTCGGCTGGTATCGCGTGGAGATCACGCAGGCCGGCAACGCGGTGCACACGAAGGACGAGAAGAATAAGGGTATGCAGGTCGACGTGGCCTCCGATGTGCTGCTGCCCGTCGGTAGCCGCACGGAGGTCATCCAGGCGATCGCGATGGCGATCCCAGACCTGGGGGTCGACGATCCCGACGGCTTCCTCGAGTCCCTCCATGCGGGCACGCGTGAGGACCGCTGGATGACCCCCATCCCGCCCAGCGCCAGGATTCTGGACCCGGTGGTGTACAGCCGCCGCGCCTTCGGCCTGACCGACGCCGTGTTCGCGATCCGCGACGGATTCTTTAACCTGCGCTTCTCGATCATCCCGCTGACGCGCATCCAGTCGGTGTCGCTGCACCAGGGACCCATTCAGCGCTGGCGTCGCGTCGCCTCCGTGCGCGCTGCGCTGGTCCCCGGCCCGGTGGCCTCCATGGCCGAGCACGTCGAGGCGGGTCGTTCCGTGGAGCTGTGGGCGCGACTCTCCGAGGCCTCGAAGATCCGTCGCGAGGCCGAGGCGCCCGAGCGCTGGCTCTCCCGCGTCACCGAGATCGTCGATGCGACCTCGCAGCGGGTGGAGGGCGACAAGTAG
- a CDS encoding LytR C-terminal domain-containing protein, whose protein sequence is MPVGMHRPKPSKWKNVWPFLAILVIVPALGWAAATALSRQQTTTPAAPPTGVSAAPSSSASPTAEPTADATAPAEPTPSPSSSSPSASAEPDYGAVIQVLNGTGTQGYAGQQAQILNQAGYAGTSAANADGWTTQTSTVFYEDPRMEGTAKDIASKLGISSVRQESGLGDPDIVVILR, encoded by the coding sequence ATGCCCGTCGGCATGCACCGCCCCAAGCCCTCCAAGTGGAAGAACGTGTGGCCCTTCCTGGCCATCCTCGTGATCGTTCCCGCCCTCGGATGGGCAGCGGCGACCGCCCTGTCGCGCCAGCAGACCACGACGCCTGCCGCCCCGCCGACCGGCGTGTCCGCTGCCCCCAGCTCCTCTGCGAGCCCCACTGCCGAGCCGACGGCCGATGCCACCGCTCCCGCCGAGCCCACTCCTTCCCCGAGTTCTTCTTCCCCGTCAGCCTCCGCTGAACCCGACTATGGAGCCGTCATCCAGGTCCTCAACGGCACCGGAACGCAGGGATATGCCGGCCAGCAGGCTCAGATCCTGAACCAGGCAGGCTACGCCGGAACCAGCGCCGCAAATGCGGACGGGTGGACTACTCAGACCTCCACTGTCTTTTACGAAGATCCCCGCATGGAAGGCACAGCAAAGGACATCGCTTCTAAGCTCGGCATTTCGAGTGTGCGCCAGGAAAGCGGTCTCGGTGATCCCGATATTGTCGTCATCCTGCGCTAA
- a CDS encoding HD domain-containing protein translates to MGAQAPQWLLTSFVDAMQQIGATATPSELKTESIDLAERWSAPERQMHNVRRLMNTLTHIDEISSSAHDPDILRVAAWYHGAFLNKALEIKLGGFQANFASTRCIDHAHNRLTNLGVPEDVVARIDELIAFLTRHRAPRSDFDAQVLVDADLAGLACSPQDYKKLRTSLRAELSELDDLQFVRARIALIKKLLSYETIYQSPLGSAWEDTARANLEVELTRLEREKAKLCEANQAEDADDPEDTDDTEEVVEDSTTTTGTLIIKRRSIKKCVPVTSVEDEATSTGVLPRKIEEDTDSDEDEEATSSLESAVESLDLPAAD, encoded by the coding sequence ATGGGTGCTCAAGCACCTCAGTGGCTGCTGACGTCTTTCGTTGACGCCATGCAGCAAATCGGCGCAACCGCGACCCCCTCAGAGCTCAAAACTGAGAGCATTGACCTCGCGGAACGCTGGAGCGCGCCCGAACGCCAGATGCACAACGTGCGTCGGCTCATGAACACGCTCACCCACATCGATGAAATCTCGTCATCCGCGCACGACCCCGACATCCTGCGTGTCGCCGCGTGGTACCACGGAGCCTTTCTCAACAAGGCCCTCGAGATCAAGCTCGGCGGATTCCAGGCGAACTTCGCATCCACCCGCTGCATCGACCACGCGCACAACCGCCTCACCAACCTCGGCGTGCCCGAGGATGTCGTCGCCCGCATCGATGAGCTCATCGCCTTCCTGACGCGCCACCGCGCGCCGCGCAGCGACTTCGACGCGCAGGTCCTCGTCGACGCCGACTTGGCGGGCTTGGCCTGCAGCCCGCAGGACTACAAGAAGCTGCGGACTTCTTTGCGCGCGGAGCTCAGCGAGCTCGACGACCTGCAGTTCGTCAGGGCGCGTATCGCGCTCATTAAGAAGCTCCTGAGCTACGAGACCATCTACCAGTCCCCCCTCGGTTCCGCATGGGAGGACACCGCCCGCGCGAACCTCGAAGTTGAGCTCACCCGTCTCGAGCGCGAAAAGGCCAAGCTGTGCGAGGCCAACCAGGCCGAGGATGCCGATGACCCCGAGGACACGGACGACACTGAAGAAGTCGTGGAGGACTCCACGACGACGACCGGCACACTGATCATCAAGCGTCGATCGATCAAGAAGTGCGTTCCCGTCACCTCCGTGGAGGACGAGGCCACGTCGACCGGAGTCCTGCCCCGCAAGATCGAGGAAGACACCGATTCCGACGAGGACGAGGAGGCCACATCCTCCCTCGAGTCCGCCGTGGAGTCCCTGGATCTTCCCGCCGCCGACTGA
- a CDS encoding Rossmann-like and DUF2520 domain-containing protein, whose translation MTTPGRLGIGIIGMGHVGPVIGSALRAVGHQIVAVSASSDTSRERADAMLPGVPIATPEEVVRRSEVVVVAVPDDQIGPLVSGLADLGAWQSGHIVIHLSGASGVGLLGAAAGAGAIPLAIHPAMTFTGTSVDVARLVGTPFAVTAAAPFLPIAQALVVEMGGEPVVVAEEDRPLYHAGLAHGANFIAGIAVQTTRILAEAGIENPALYVRPLLEAALDRALTEGVSGISGPAARGDAGTIAAHARCLASREELAGERDTYEDMTRALIRLLRDARLLDERSATCVEAALLEPGT comes from the coding sequence ATGACTACCCCCGGACGCCTCGGAATCGGCATCATCGGCATGGGCCATGTCGGCCCCGTCATCGGCTCCGCTCTGCGCGCGGTCGGGCATCAGATCGTGGCCGTCTCGGCCTCGTCGGATACTTCGCGCGAGCGCGCCGACGCGATGCTGCCCGGTGTGCCGATCGCCACGCCCGAGGAGGTCGTGCGACGCTCCGAGGTGGTCGTCGTGGCCGTTCCTGACGACCAGATTGGCCCTCTCGTGAGCGGCCTGGCAGACCTGGGCGCCTGGCAGAGCGGGCATATCGTCATTCACCTGTCGGGGGCATCCGGCGTCGGGCTGCTCGGCGCAGCCGCGGGCGCTGGGGCGATCCCGCTGGCGATCCACCCTGCGATGACCTTTACGGGGACCAGCGTCGACGTGGCGCGTCTGGTGGGGACACCTTTCGCGGTGACGGCTGCGGCCCCCTTCCTGCCGATCGCCCAGGCGCTCGTCGTCGAAATGGGTGGCGAGCCGGTCGTCGTCGCCGAGGAGGACCGACCCCTCTACCACGCAGGCCTTGCGCACGGTGCGAACTTCATCGCCGGCATTGCCGTGCAGACGACGCGCATCTTGGCCGAGGCCGGCATTGAGAACCCCGCCCTCTACGTGCGCCCCCTCCTCGAGGCCGCCCTCGACCGTGCCCTCACCGAGGGGGTTTCGGGAATCTCCGGGCCCGCCGCCCGCGGGGACGCCGGAACGATCGCCGCGCACGCGCGCTGCCTCGCCTCGCGCGAGGAACTCGCGGGGGAACGCGACACCTATGAGGATATGACCCGTGCCCTCATTCGCCTGCTGCGCGACGCGCGTCTCCTCGATGAACGGTCTGCCACCTGCGTCGAGGCCGCTCTCCTTGAGCCGGGCACCTGA
- the groL gene encoding chaperonin GroEL (60 kDa chaperone family; promotes refolding of misfolded polypeptides especially under stressful conditions; forms two stacked rings of heptamers to form a barrel-shaped 14mer; ends can be capped by GroES; misfolded proteins enter the barrel where they are refolded when GroES binds) — protein MTKIIKFDEDARRGMENGLNLLADTVKVTLGPKGRNVVLDKKWGAPTITKDGVSVAKEIDLDDPFERIGAELVKEVAKKTDDVAGDGTTTATVLAQALVHEGLRNVAAGSNPIALKRGIDQAVEAIVAQLHADAKPVETTEQIAATASISANDPAIGKLIAEAFDKVGAEGVVTVEETNSFDTTLETTEGMRFDKGYLSAYFVTDQERQEAVIEDAYVLLMDSKISNVKDIVPVLEKVMQTGKPLAIIAEDVEGEALATLVVNKIRGTFKSVAVKAPGFGERRKAMLQDMAILTGGQVISETVGLSLENADLELLGRARKIVVSKDETTIVEGAGDKDMLDARVRQIRQEIENTDSDYDREKLQERLAKLAGGVAVIKSGAATEVELKERKHRIEDAVRNARAASEEGLVAGGGVALIQAATVALPKLDALTGDEATGVNIVRLAISAPLKQIAENAGVEGGVVADRVASMEPGHGLNAATGEYTDLMSAGISDPVKVTRSALQNAASIAGMFLTTEAVVADKPEAPAAGGDDAGAGMGGMY, from the coding sequence ATGACTAAGATCATCAAGTTTGATGAGGATGCCCGTCGTGGCATGGAGAACGGCCTCAACCTGCTGGCCGACACCGTCAAGGTGACGCTTGGCCCCAAGGGCCGCAACGTCGTGCTCGACAAGAAGTGGGGCGCCCCCACGATCACCAAGGACGGCGTGTCCGTCGCTAAGGAAATCGACCTCGACGATCCGTTCGAGCGTATCGGTGCCGAACTGGTCAAGGAAGTTGCCAAGAAGACCGACGATGTCGCGGGTGACGGCACCACGACCGCGACCGTTCTGGCTCAGGCGCTGGTCCACGAGGGTCTGCGTAACGTTGCCGCCGGCTCCAACCCGATTGCCCTCAAGCGCGGCATCGACCAGGCCGTCGAGGCCATCGTCGCCCAGCTGCACGCCGACGCCAAGCCCGTTGAGACGACCGAGCAGATCGCTGCCACGGCCTCCATCTCCGCTAACGACCCCGCCATCGGCAAGCTCATCGCCGAGGCCTTCGACAAGGTCGGTGCCGAGGGCGTCGTCACCGTCGAGGAGACCAACTCCTTCGACACCACCCTGGAGACCACCGAGGGTATGCGCTTCGACAAGGGGTACCTGTCGGCCTACTTCGTGACCGACCAGGAGCGCCAGGAAGCCGTCATCGAGGACGCCTACGTCCTCCTCATGGACTCCAAGATCTCCAACGTCAAGGACATCGTCCCCGTCCTGGAGAAGGTCATGCAGACCGGCAAGCCCCTCGCGATTATCGCCGAGGACGTCGAGGGTGAAGCCCTCGCCACGCTGGTCGTCAACAAGATCCGCGGCACCTTCAAGTCCGTCGCCGTCAAGGCACCCGGCTTCGGCGAGCGCCGCAAGGCGATGCTGCAGGATATGGCTATCCTGACGGGCGGCCAGGTTATCTCCGAGACCGTCGGCCTCTCCCTGGAGAACGCTGACCTCGAGCTGCTGGGCCGCGCCCGCAAGATCGTCGTCTCCAAGGATGAGACCACCATCGTCGAGGGCGCTGGCGACAAGGACATGCTGGATGCCCGCGTGCGCCAGATCCGCCAGGAGATCGAGAATACCGACTCCGACTACGACCGCGAGAAGCTGCAGGAGCGCCTCGCCAAGCTGGCTGGCGGCGTCGCCGTCATCAAGTCCGGCGCGGCCACCGAGGTCGAGCTCAAGGAGCGCAAGCACCGCATCGAGGACGCCGTTCGTAACGCTCGCGCGGCCTCGGAAGAGGGCCTGGTTGCCGGCGGCGGCGTCGCCCTGATCCAGGCTGCCACCGTGGCGCTGCCCAAGCTCGACGCCCTCACCGGCGACGAGGCCACCGGCGTGAACATCGTGCGCCTGGCCATCTCCGCCCCGCTCAAGCAGATCGCTGAGAACGCGGGTGTCGAGGGCGGCGTGGTTGCCGACCGCGTTGCGAGCATGGAGCCTGGCCACGGCCTGAACGCCGCGACCGGCGAGTACACCGACCTCATGTCCGCAGGCATCTCCGATCCGGTCAAGGTCACTCGTTCCGCTCTACAGAACGCTGCGTCGATCGCGGGCATGTTCCTGACGACCGAGGCCGTCGTCGCCGACAAGCCCGAGGCTCCGGCCGCCGGTGGCGACGACGCTGGCGCAGGCATGGGTGGCATGTACTGA
- a CDS encoding PH domain-containing protein: MSSQNSADVMSPDGVEFQHVSPKLATLRLGNALAACGALCGAISGLVLVVDIPALWWLMVAPAAIALLCLWLVPAQVRALRYALADTDFVIRRGVLNRSLTLVPYGRIQYVDIYQGPVLRLLGISTIKLSTASAKTDATLSGVPVADAARLRDVLAERGSAELMGL, translated from the coding sequence ATGTCATCCCAGAACTCAGCGGACGTCATGTCTCCCGACGGCGTCGAATTCCAGCACGTGTCCCCCAAACTCGCGACCCTGCGCCTCGGTAATGCCCTCGCGGCCTGCGGTGCCCTGTGCGGCGCGATCTCCGGCCTCGTCCTCGTTGTCGACATCCCGGCGCTGTGGTGGCTGATGGTCGCGCCCGCCGCCATCGCACTGTTGTGCCTGTGGCTCGTGCCCGCCCAGGTGCGCGCCCTGCGCTACGCCCTGGCCGACACGGACTTCGTCATCCGCCGCGGCGTCTTGAATCGCTCGCTGACCCTGGTGCCATACGGCCGCATCCAGTACGTCGACATCTACCAGGGTCCCGTGCTGCGCCTGCTTGGCATCTCCACGATCAAGCTCTCGACCGCGAGCGCGAAGACCGACGCGACGCTCAGCGGCGTGCCCGTCGCGGATGCGGCGCGTCTGCGTGACGTCCTGGCTGAGCGCGGTTCGGCGGAGCTGATGGGCCTATGA
- a CDS encoding response regulator transcription factor gives MNTPGTEAKLLVVDDEPNIRDLLASSLRFAGFDVVTAEDGSGAFHEAQASRPDLIVLDVMLPDMDGFTVTRRLRDAGITTPVLFLTARDDMRDKIQGLTVGGDDYVTKPFGLEEVVARIRAILRRTMGAEEDDAFLRVGDLVIDEDAHEVTRAGVPIDLSPTEFKLLRYLVINAGRVVSKMQILDHVWEYDWDGEVAIVESYISYLRRKLAVEGASGELIHTKRGVGYILRAED, from the coding sequence ATGAACACCCCGGGAACTGAAGCAAAACTCCTCGTCGTCGACGACGAACCCAACATCCGCGACCTCCTTGCCTCCTCCCTCCGCTTCGCCGGCTTCGACGTCGTCACCGCCGAAGACGGCAGCGGCGCATTTCACGAAGCCCAGGCCTCGCGACCCGACCTCATCGTCCTCGACGTAATGCTCCCCGACATGGACGGCTTCACCGTCACGAGGCGACTGCGCGACGCAGGCATCACGACCCCAGTCCTCTTCCTCACCGCGCGCGACGACATGCGCGACAAGATCCAAGGCCTGACCGTCGGCGGCGACGACTACGTCACCAAGCCCTTCGGCCTCGAAGAAGTCGTCGCCCGCATCCGCGCCATCCTGCGCCGCACCATGGGCGCCGAGGAGGATGACGCCTTCCTGCGCGTCGGCGACCTCGTCATCGACGAGGACGCCCACGAAGTCACCCGCGCCGGAGTTCCCATCGACCTGTCCCCCACCGAGTTCAAGCTCCTGCGCTACCTCGTCATCAACGCCGGGCGCGTCGTCTCCAAGATGCAGATCCTCGACCACGTCTGGGAATACGACTGGGACGGCGAGGTCGCCATCGTCGAGTCCTACATCTCCTACCTGCGCCGCAAACTCGCCGTCGAGGGTGCCTCCGGAGAGCTCATCCACACCAAGCGCGGCGTCGGCTACATTCTGCGCGCTGAGGACTGA
- a CDS encoding WXG100 family type VII secretion target, with the protein MTAYAVDAEQISAAAAQACATASTIRTEVDTMMAQLLALQDSWTGGAQVNFQATITQWQGIQAQTHDALDSISTQMQAAAATYSDAETHSASLFAGV; encoded by the coding sequence ATGACCGCATACGCTGTTGACGCCGAACAGATTTCCGCAGCCGCAGCCCAGGCCTGCGCAACCGCGTCCACGATCCGAACAGAAGTCGACACAATGATGGCCCAACTCTTGGCCCTCCAAGACTCCTGGACGGGCGGCGCGCAGGTCAACTTCCAGGCCACCATCACCCAGTGGCAAGGTATTCAGGCGCAGACACACGATGCCCTCGACTCTATCTCCACGCAGATGCAGGCAGCCGCCGCAACCTACTCGGATGCGGAGACACACTCCGCTTCCTTGTTTGCGGGCGTCTAA
- a CDS encoding DsbA family protein, translated as MAQKKKPSVDPVRAKAAQMRQAQERADRRTRIIVISAVAAIVLGVVAAVGGVIWNQQAQVNAARNVDASEVLGAYADGRPIIVNANGVVAEADPKLPTLTEYFDYSCHACADLDAYLGEDLTTWAAEGHYNLEIQPVITVNMDYLKPATSASLVVAQKAPDKWVDFHHALLAYFRTQFQASNGTVVQNLDASWKQVKVIAAEVGVPSDVIETFPVNAVEDYLKASTTAWQNAGFNGRGDGLGTPELIKDRSTVIPLGTQLPALRETIAQEYGITDSASQGTSQTPAPEATEPSQSGADEAQSAGTTNSSN; from the coding sequence ATGGCTCAGAAGAAGAAGCCGAGCGTCGACCCTGTGCGCGCCAAAGCCGCGCAGATGCGTCAGGCGCAGGAGCGTGCCGACCGCCGCACCCGCATCATCGTCATTTCCGCCGTCGCTGCGATCGTCCTGGGCGTCGTTGCAGCCGTCGGTGGAGTCATCTGGAACCAGCAGGCTCAGGTCAACGCCGCGCGCAACGTCGACGCCTCCGAGGTCCTCGGTGCTTACGCCGACGGCCGCCCGATCATCGTCAACGCCAACGGCGTTGTCGCCGAGGCGGACCCGAAGCTGCCCACCCTCACGGAGTACTTCGACTACTCGTGCCATGCGTGCGCCGACCTCGACGCATACCTGGGCGAGGATCTCACGACCTGGGCTGCCGAAGGCCACTACAACCTGGAGATTCAGCCGGTCATCACCGTCAACATGGACTACCTGAAGCCCGCGACGAGTGCCTCGCTGGTCGTCGCGCAGAAGGCGCCCGACAAGTGGGTGGACTTCCACCACGCTCTGCTGGCATACTTCCGTACCCAGTTCCAGGCATCCAACGGCACCGTCGTTCAGAACCTCGACGCCTCCTGGAAGCAAGTCAAGGTGATTGCAGCCGAGGTTGGCGTCCCCTCCGACGTTATCGAGACCTTCCCGGTCAACGCCGTCGAGGACTACCTCAAGGCATCGACCACCGCCTGGCAGAACGCCGGTTTCAACGGTCGTGGCGACGGCCTCGGAACTCCCGAGCTCATCAAGGACCGCTCCACTGTTATCCCGCTCGGAACCCAGCTGCCCGCGCTGCGCGAGACCATCGCGCAGGAATACGGCATCACCGATTCCGCGAGCCAGGGCACCTCACAGACCCCGGCTCCCGAGGCCACCGAGCCCTCGCAGAGCGGTGCCGACGAGGCCCAGAGCGCCGGGACGACCAACAGCTCCAACTGA